One window of the Burkholderia ubonensis subsp. mesacidophila genome contains the following:
- a CDS encoding substrate-binding domain-containing protein has protein sequence MKSSKRKICQVLALLVSSMGATAAMAAPNVQGGGSSLVAPTIGSIGNSASEIGLFGTSQGSFTYYSVGSGAGMNAFLNNQPTFFGAGVTGTVHFANSDAALSTAQLTAYKAGLGATSGPLIQIPYIVTPITVPVVNGPAVTSTTTPQTTPGQAHSIALNDDDLCGIFSGKLTNWNQVTNPETSSAYALNAPIKVIYRSDGSGTTELLTRHLAAVCTTLNTQANVAFVDSLTFTASFPGGVVPANFVPASGSGGVRTQLVNLSSAGTAAVAYLSPDYTNTFLAPSSTVVTAAGAVQLPLASLVNAKNGATYAPTYANATTAVGTTSAPSTPARAANQVNWVPNAATPAAGYPVSGTSQIILSQCYSDPAVKTAVHDFLNAHYTNASFASIVHGNGFDTVSSNFQTAISADFLSNTSGYNLDIGNASACTGSVTGR, from the coding sequence ATGAAATCCAGCAAGCGCAAGATCTGTCAGGTCCTGGCACTTCTCGTTTCGAGCATGGGCGCAACGGCCGCGATGGCCGCTCCGAACGTGCAAGGCGGCGGCTCGTCGCTCGTCGCGCCGACCATCGGCTCGATCGGCAACAGCGCCTCCGAAATCGGCCTGTTCGGCACGTCCCAAGGCTCGTTCACGTATTACTCGGTCGGCTCGGGCGCCGGCATGAACGCGTTCCTGAACAACCAGCCGACGTTCTTCGGCGCGGGCGTCACGGGCACGGTCCACTTCGCGAACAGCGACGCGGCGCTGTCGACCGCGCAACTCACGGCGTACAAGGCTGGCCTCGGCGCGACCAGCGGCCCGCTGATCCAGATCCCGTACATCGTCACGCCGATCACGGTGCCGGTCGTCAACGGCCCGGCCGTGACCAGCACGACGACGCCGCAAACGACGCCGGGTCAGGCGCACAGCATCGCGCTGAATGATGACGACCTGTGCGGCATCTTCTCGGGCAAGCTGACGAACTGGAACCAGGTCACCAACCCGGAAACCAGCTCGGCCTACGCGCTGAACGCGCCGATCAAGGTGATCTACCGTTCGGATGGCAGCGGCACGACCGAACTGCTGACCCGCCACCTCGCAGCCGTCTGTACGACGCTCAACACGCAGGCAAACGTCGCGTTCGTCGATTCGCTGACGTTCACGGCTTCGTTCCCGGGCGGCGTCGTGCCGGCGAACTTCGTCCCGGCATCGGGTAGCGGCGGCGTGCGTACCCAACTGGTGAATCTGTCGTCGGCCGGCACCGCCGCCGTTGCGTACCTGAGCCCGGACTACACGAACACGTTCCTCGCACCGTCGAGCACGGTCGTGACGGCGGCCGGCGCGGTGCAACTGCCGCTGGCAAGCCTCGTGAACGCCAAGAACGGCGCCACCTATGCGCCGACGTACGCAAACGCGACGACGGCCGTGGGCACGACGTCGGCCCCCAGCACCCCGGCACGTGCGGCCAATCAGGTCAACTGGGTGCCGAACGCCGCCACCCCGGCGGCAGGCTATCCGGTTTCCGGCACCAGCCAGATCATCCTGAGCCAGTGCTACAGCGATCCCGCCGTCAAGACCGCGGTGCATGATTTCCTGAACGCTCACTACACGAACGCCAGCTTCGCGTCGATCGTTCACGGCAACGGCTTCGACACCGTGTCGTCGAACTTCCAGACGGCCATTTCGGCTGACTTCCTGAGCAACACGAGCGGCTACAACCTCGACATCGGCAACGCGAGCGCCTGCACGGGCTCGGTCACCGGCCGTTAA